In Scylla paramamosain isolate STU-SP2022 chromosome 29, ASM3559412v1, whole genome shotgun sequence, a genomic segment contains:
- the LOC135115692 gene encoding cuticle protein 7-like — protein MRQKLSEKRIYSSQRAGPTQSAAGRQPTTMNAKIVILLGLVAMAAADSDEFRGYRAPRASSEESYESSEAKYNFQWAVDHDPSSNEFGHQEARDGDNTQGSYYVQLPDGRLQQVTYYVDGDSGYIADVKYTGSASYESDESNESFRYYGSNESK, from the exons atGCGGCAAAAACTCAGTGAGAAGCGTATATATTCGAGCCAGCGAGCGGGACCCACACAGTCAGCAGCTGGACGCCAACCAACCACCATGAACGCAAAG ATCGTGATCCTCCTCGGCCTGGTCGCCATGGCCGCCGCCGACAGTGACGAGTTCAGGGGTTACCGCGCCCCCAGG GCATCCTCCGAGGAGTCCTACGAGTCCTCCGAGGCCAAGTACAACTTCCAGTGGGCCGTGGACCACGACCCCTCCAGCAACGAGTTCGGCCACCAGGAGGCCCGCGACGGTGACAACACACAGGGCTCCTACTACGTGCAGCTCCCCGACGGTCGCCTGCAGCAGGTTACCTACTACGTGGACGGTGACTCTGGCTACATCGCTGACGTCAAATACACCGGCTCTGCTTCTTACGAATCTGACGAGTCCAACGAGTCCTTCCGTTATTACGGATCCAACGAGTCCAAGTAA
- the LOC135115693 gene encoding pro-resilin-like codes for MNAKIAILLALVAVAVADSDEFRGYRAPSSEESYESSEAQYNFQWAVDHDPSSNEYGHQEARDGDNTKGSYYVELPDGRVQNVAYYVNGDSGYIADVTYTGSAESFESDESNESFRYYGSNESK; via the exons ATGAACGCCAAG ATCGCCATCCTCCTCGCCCTCGTGGCCGTGGCCGTCGCCGACAGTGACGAGTTCAGAGGCTACCGCGCCCCCAGC TCCGAGGAGTCCTACGAGTCCTCCGAGGCCCAGTACAACTTCCAGTGGGCTGTGGACCACGACCCCTCCAGCAACGAGTACGGCCACCAGGAGGCCCGCGACGGTGACAACACCAAGGGCTCCTACTACGTGGAGCTTCCCGACGGTCGCGTCCAGAACGTTGCTTACTACGTCAACGGCGATTCTGGCTACATCGCTGACGTCACCTACACCGGCTCCGCTGAGTCCTTCGAGTCCGACGAGTCCAACGAATCCTTCCGTTACTACGGATCCAACGAGTCCAAGTAA
- the LOC135115694 gene encoding pro-resilin-like, with protein sequence MNAKIAILLALVAVAVADSDEFRGYRAPSSEESYESSEAQYNFQWAVDHDPSSNEYGHQEARDGDNTKGSYYVELPDGRVQNVAYYVNGDSGYIADVTYTGSAESFESDESNESFRYYGSNESK encoded by the exons ATGAACGCCAAG ATCGCCATCCTCCTCGCCCTCGTGGCCGTGGCCGTCGCCGACAGTGACGAATTCAGAGGCTACCGCGCCCCCAGC TCCGAGGAGTCCTACGAGTCCTCCGAGGCCCAGTACAACTTCCAGTGGGCTGTGGACCACGACCCCTCCAGCAACGAGTACGGCCACCAGGAGGCCCGCGACGGTGACAACACCAAGGGCTCCTACTACGTGGAGCTTCCCGACGGTCGCGTCCAGAACGTTGCTTACTACGTCAACGGTGACTCTGGCTACATCGCTGACGTCACCTACACCGGCTCCGCTGAGTCCTTCGAGTCCGACGAGTCCAACGAGTCCTTCCGTTACTACGGATCCAACGAGTCCAAGTAA